In the Pseudoalteromonas undina genome, one interval contains:
- a CDS encoding DoxX family protein, whose protein sequence is MTIKNITAAITKTEQSFATLPLRLIAGLVFSAHGAQKLFAWFGGYGLEGTGQWMESIGLAPGYLMALMAGGAEFFGGLLLIVGLLVRPASFVLAITMVVAIFTTHIDNGLFMSNNGYEFALSLLAITLALLIQGAGKLSLDGKIHNKLNQ, encoded by the coding sequence ATGACGATTAAAAATATTACAGCCGCCATCACAAAAACTGAACAGTCTTTTGCAACACTACCATTAAGGCTTATTGCAGGATTAGTGTTTAGCGCTCATGGGGCACAAAAACTGTTTGCGTGGTTTGGTGGCTATGGCTTGGAAGGCACAGGGCAATGGATGGAGTCGATTGGTTTAGCACCGGGCTATTTAATGGCATTAATGGCCGGTGGCGCTGAATTTTTTGGTGGGTTACTACTCATCGTTGGTTTACTGGTGCGTCCTGCGAGTTTTGTACTGGCTATCACTATGGTAGTTGCTATTTTTACCACACACATAGATAACGGTTTATTTATGAGCAATAACGGTTATGAATTTGCGTTATCGCTGTTAGCCATTACCCTAGCTTTACTGATCCAAGGAGCTGGAAAGCTATCCCTTGATGGAAAAATTCATAACAAATTAAATCAATAA
- a CDS encoding sodium-dependent bicarbonate transport family permease, giving the protein MPDIVVMFFILGLAAGILRSDLAIPKATYDTLSLLLMLTIGLKGGMVLHGNLSWQLLPEMATVMLLGGLIPLTLYPILKHVVKLSVANSASIAAHYGSVSAGTFAVALAYAESAKLEVGAEVTLYLVMLELPAIIVGLLLYRKLDKAHSENTNLSLKALWHETLTNKSVILLVGGVIIGMMYGTQQGSQVTSLLTSSFKVVLALFLLEMGLVAAQTLRPFPWQQWKLAAFAIITPLFLGTIGVVVGTSLNLELGSVVILGSLVASASYIAAPAAVKAAIPKADIGLAMLSSLGVTFPFNVIVGIGLYHQLAVAIS; this is encoded by the coding sequence GTGCCTGATATTGTAGTAATGTTTTTTATTTTAGGATTAGCAGCGGGTATCCTTCGCTCTGATTTAGCTATTCCCAAAGCGACGTATGACACTCTCAGCTTACTACTCATGCTTACCATAGGTCTAAAAGGTGGCATGGTTCTGCATGGCAATTTAAGTTGGCAATTACTCCCAGAAATGGCCACGGTTATGTTACTTGGTGGGCTTATTCCACTCACTTTATACCCTATTTTAAAACACGTTGTTAAGCTAAGCGTAGCGAATAGCGCCAGCATTGCTGCCCACTATGGTTCGGTTAGTGCTGGTACATTTGCGGTAGCATTAGCGTATGCCGAATCGGCTAAATTAGAAGTGGGCGCAGAAGTTACCTTGTACCTAGTTATGCTTGAATTACCAGCCATTATTGTAGGTTTACTGTTGTATCGTAAGCTCGACAAAGCACACAGCGAAAACACCAACTTATCGTTAAAAGCACTGTGGCACGAAACGCTTACCAATAAGAGTGTGATTTTGCTCGTTGGCGGTGTAATTATCGGTATGATGTATGGCACCCAACAGGGTAGCCAAGTTACGAGTTTACTTACCAGTAGCTTTAAAGTAGTGCTGGCGCTATTTTTACTCGAAATGGGCTTGGTTGCTGCACAAACGCTTCGCCCTTTTCCTTGGCAGCAATGGAAACTCGCTGCCTTCGCCATTATTACGCCGTTATTTTTAGGCACCATTGGCGTTGTGGTTGGCACCTCGCTAAATTTAGAATTAGGCTCAGTGGTTATTCTGGGGAGCTTAGTAGCGAGTGCTTCTTACATTGCCGCACCTGCTGCTGTAAAAGCCGCTATTCCCAAAGCGGATATTGGCCTAGCCATGCTTAGCTCGTTAGGTGTCACCTTTCCATTTAATGTTATTGTTGGGATTGGTTTGTATCATCAACTTGCCGTTGCCATAAGTTGA
- a CDS encoding LysR family transcriptional regulator, which produces MNIRQLSFRLLEVFMSVVKTGSISETARGLHLTQPTVSLQIKRLQEAVGEPLIIMQQQKLQITEAGMALFRTCQQVFGHFEDYQDYLAELKGGERGRCKIAMVNTAQYILPKLLGPYSNEHPHVELPLEIGNRSVVLARFERGEDDIYVFSHPPSLEHAQAARFLHNPLVFIVPLNHPLADKTALKLADLVPYRFLLRETGSATRMLFESELQSRGLVLSDSVQMASNEAIRVAVASGMGIAVLSQHVLPKGDNSFKVLNVTDTTLASHWYFVVRTDRHISHAARSFLKFAEQHLELYLDEKWVRNELRGLNLK; this is translated from the coding sequence ATGAATATAAGGCAACTTTCCTTCCGACTACTTGAAGTATTTATGAGTGTAGTAAAAACCGGCTCTATAAGCGAAACCGCTCGTGGACTTCATTTGACTCAGCCTACGGTTTCTTTACAAATTAAACGCTTACAAGAAGCGGTAGGTGAACCGTTAATAATTATGCAGCAACAAAAGTTGCAAATAACCGAAGCTGGTATGGCCTTATTTAGGACTTGCCAACAGGTTTTTGGTCATTTTGAAGATTACCAAGATTACTTAGCGGAGCTAAAAGGGGGTGAACGTGGACGATGTAAAATTGCTATGGTTAATACTGCCCAATATATTTTACCTAAGTTGTTAGGCCCATACAGTAATGAACATCCGCATGTAGAGCTACCACTTGAAATAGGTAATCGTTCAGTCGTTTTAGCACGCTTTGAACGCGGAGAAGACGATATTTATGTATTTAGTCACCCGCCATCTTTAGAGCATGCCCAGGCTGCTAGATTTCTACATAACCCTTTAGTGTTTATAGTGCCACTAAATCATCCATTAGCCGATAAAACCGCACTTAAACTGGCTGATTTAGTTCCGTATCGTTTTTTATTGCGTGAAACAGGCTCCGCAACGCGCATGTTATTTGAAAGCGAGCTGCAAAGTAGAGGGTTGGTATTAAGTGACAGTGTGCAAATGGCCAGTAATGAAGCCATTAGAGTGGCGGTAGCTTCAGGTATGGGGATTGCGGTGCTTTCTCAGCATGTGCTGCCTAAAGGTGATAATAGCTTTAAAGTGCTTAATGTTACCGACACCACTTTAGCTAGCCATTGGTATTTTGTGGTGCGTACAGACCGACATATATCACACGCTGCACGCAGCTTTTTAAAGTTTGCTGAGCAACACTTAGAGCTGTATTTAGATGAGAAGTGGGTGCGAAATGAGTTAAGAGGGCTTAATTTGAAATAA
- a CDS encoding glutathione S-transferase family protein, protein MGLLVNGEWVDKWYDTEKSDGKFVRQDSRFRDTISSAQNSKFKPEAGRYHLYVSLACPWAHRTIIFRKLKQLEDIISMSIVEAPMMENGWEFGEQGDPLYNLDYAYQLYLKADPSYEGRVTVPILWDKKTQTIVNNESIEIIRMFNSAFNELTGNTDDYYPDALREEIETVNNRVYNTINNGVYKAGFATTQEAYNEAYTALFDSLDWLEARLAKQRYLVGDTLTEADWRLFTTLIRFDAVYHGHFKCNREKLTEFHHLSNYINELYQVPGVKETVDLEYTKVHYYVSHVTINPTQIVPLGAKHTFDAAHDRDRQY, encoded by the coding sequence ATGGGATTACTTGTTAACGGTGAATGGGTCGATAAATGGTATGACACTGAAAAAAGCGACGGTAAATTTGTACGCCAAGATAGCCGCTTTAGAGATACGATTTCATCAGCGCAAAACAGTAAATTTAAACCAGAAGCGGGTCGCTATCATTTATATGTATCCTTGGCTTGCCCTTGGGCGCACCGCACCATTATATTTCGTAAATTAAAGCAGCTCGAAGACATTATTTCTATGAGTATTGTTGAAGCACCCATGATGGAAAACGGCTGGGAATTTGGCGAGCAGGGCGATCCACTTTATAACTTAGATTACGCTTACCAATTGTATTTAAAAGCCGACCCTAGCTATGAAGGGCGTGTTACCGTGCCTATTTTATGGGATAAAAAAACGCAGACTATTGTAAACAACGAATCAATAGAAATAATTCGCATGTTTAATAGTGCGTTTAATGAGCTGACTGGTAACACCGACGATTATTATCCAGATGCGCTACGTGAAGAAATAGAAACGGTGAATAACCGTGTTTATAACACCATTAATAATGGGGTGTATAAAGCCGGTTTTGCTACAACTCAAGAAGCTTACAACGAAGCTTACACCGCCTTGTTTGATAGCTTAGATTGGTTAGAAGCACGATTAGCAAAACAGCGTTACTTAGTGGGCGATACACTCACTGAAGCCGATTGGCGATTATTTACCACACTTATCCGCTTTGATGCTGTGTATCACGGGCACTTTAAGTGTAATCGAGAAAAGTTAACTGAGTTTCATCATCTTAGTAACTACATTAATGAGCTTTACCAAGTACCTGGGGTAAAGGAAACGGTCGATTTAGAATACACAAAGGTGCATTACTACGTCAGTCACGTAACCATTAACCCAACGCAAATTGTGCCTTTAGGTGCTAAACACACGTTTGATGCTGCCCATGATCGAGACCGTCAATACTAA
- a CDS encoding MFS transporter — protein sequence MVELTADSKSNNPLAPVIGLSFFAIASGFLMSLIPLSLNAFNINIDLAPWLASVFYLGLLIGALCIERVVVKIGHRLAFIGFLALLIISVIAQLISPTATMWLIARFVAGMAVAGVFVVVESWLLMANTAKARAKRLGLYMTSLYGGSAVGQLAIKPLGTTDAVPYLFVITLLAVAILAPLLITRGQPDTQNLQKLPFKELKTLNRPAILGCLVSGLLLGPIYGLLPVYIAAQTEQAQYTGLLMAVIILGGMLVQPLVSYLSTRIIKSLLMAIFCFIGTASVVGILHANSFAALVSSYFILGACSFALYPIAITLACDSLPMAKIVSATEIMLLSYSVGSVFGPLMATYFSDKSHGVLIYLGGCLITTCIYMLIKSMKKIPTGNTPVAG from the coding sequence ATGGTGGAACTTACCGCTGATAGTAAATCAAATAACCCGCTAGCGCCGGTTATTGGCTTATCGTTTTTTGCTATTGCATCAGGCTTTTTAATGAGCTTGATCCCGTTATCACTCAATGCTTTTAACATCAATATTGATTTAGCTCCATGGCTTGCCAGTGTCTTTTATTTAGGCTTATTGATTGGTGCTTTATGTATAGAGCGCGTAGTGGTAAAAATCGGTCATAGATTGGCTTTCATCGGGTTTTTAGCTTTATTAATTATTAGTGTTATCGCCCAGCTGATCAGCCCAACGGCCACTATGTGGTTAATAGCACGCTTTGTGGCTGGTATGGCAGTTGCTGGCGTATTTGTGGTGGTAGAGTCATGGTTATTAATGGCCAACACCGCAAAAGCGCGAGCTAAGCGCTTAGGGTTATATATGACCTCCTTATACGGTGGCAGCGCAGTAGGTCAACTTGCCATTAAACCATTAGGAACGACAGATGCTGTGCCTTATTTATTTGTTATTACTTTGTTAGCTGTTGCGATTTTAGCGCCGCTCTTAATTACCCGAGGACAACCTGATACGCAAAACTTACAAAAGCTACCATTTAAAGAGCTAAAAACTCTCAACCGCCCTGCTATTTTAGGCTGTTTAGTATCGGGGTTATTACTAGGCCCTATTTATGGATTATTACCGGTCTACATAGCCGCACAAACTGAACAAGCTCAATATACCGGCTTACTTATGGCGGTGATTATTTTAGGTGGCATGTTAGTTCAGCCTTTAGTGAGCTATTTATCAACCCGCATTATTAAAAGCTTATTAATGGCTATTTTTTGCTTTATTGGTACCGCCAGTGTGGTGGGTATTTTACATGCTAATAGCTTTGCGGCCCTAGTAAGTAGTTATTTTATATTAGGTGCATGCAGTTTTGCGCTTTACCCGATTGCCATTACTCTGGCGTGTGACTCATTGCCCATGGCAAAAATAGTCTCAGCTACCGAAATAATGCTATTAAGTTACAGTGTGGGCTCGGTTTTTGGGCCGCTAATGGCTACCTATTTTTCAGATAAAAGCCATGGTGTGCTTATTTACTTAGGTGGCTGCTTAATTACTACCTGTATTTACATGCTTATAAAAAGTATGAAAAAAATACCAACTGGTAACACCCCCGTTGCAGGCTAG
- a CDS encoding LysR substrate-binding domain-containing protein: protein MNTPPISIEALLVLDAIEHRGSYAAAAEQLNKVPSALSYIVNKLEEQLNVTLFQRQGRRAVLTPAGKHLLTEGRKVLNAINNLSEQTQTIANGWEPRIRIAYDSIFDISDVFKNLQLFLNEHKNIEIDIKEEVLNGTWEALIEDDVDLVIGAPAPVPNQKGIRAVKIADIQNVLVVHPSHPLALLKTPIEPSELGQYTTVIVHDSAKQGIPWSANLIEGNQRFYVSSVSQKITAILSAIGIGYLPVNLIAEHIKANKLHVVELTEPRPTQDLYLAWKITNKGKGLKQLTQIILNSV from the coding sequence ATGAATACACCCCCTATAAGCATAGAAGCTTTACTGGTACTGGACGCCATTGAGCATCGTGGCAGTTACGCAGCCGCTGCAGAGCAACTTAATAAAGTACCCTCAGCCTTATCGTATATTGTTAATAAACTTGAAGAGCAATTAAATGTAACCTTGTTTCAGCGCCAAGGTCGACGTGCCGTTTTAACCCCTGCAGGTAAACATTTACTGACCGAGGGGCGTAAAGTACTCAATGCTATAAATAATTTATCGGAGCAAACACAAACCATAGCTAATGGCTGGGAGCCACGGATACGTATTGCCTATGACTCTATTTTTGACATAAGTGACGTATTCAAAAATCTACAGCTATTTTTAAATGAGCATAAAAATATCGAGATAGACATTAAAGAGGAAGTACTTAATGGCACTTGGGAGGCTTTAATTGAGGATGACGTTGACTTAGTGATTGGCGCACCGGCCCCTGTACCTAATCAAAAGGGGATCAGAGCGGTAAAAATAGCTGATATTCAAAATGTTCTGGTGGTTCACCCTAGCCACCCGTTAGCGCTACTAAAAACCCCCATTGAGCCCAGCGAACTCGGTCAATACACCACGGTTATAGTGCATGACTCAGCAAAGCAAGGTATTCCGTGGTCAGCTAACTTAATCGAAGGTAATCAACGTTTTTATGTAAGTTCTGTAAGCCAAAAAATAACCGCTATTTTATCCGCTATTGGCATTGGTTATTTACCTGTAAACCTTATTGCTGAGCATATAAAAGCTAACAAACTGCATGTTGTGGAACTTACCGAACCACGCCCAACTCAAGACTTATACCTTGCATGGAAAATAACTAACAAAGGTAAAGGGCTGAAACAGCTGACCCAAATTATTCTAAATAGTGTTTAA
- the helD gene encoding DNA helicase IV codes for MNSIQASVFGRIFTPHRFVDINPQGLVFSNKTQTTTLSWCNLTSPIRYEYGVLGQTLRFNTDSKQYRIWMRAYGSNRAFKAHTDMLWVKSNIAVLNEVLSEINQFAHTQFLRQSYVADIKKRVDEQYKRWLPWIKSSDVLAPVSTQIKLLEQYRQWSDPLTRFFQHKYTQSQLKRYTDFFNCVETNPLTEQQRRACIIDDDNNLVLAGAGTGKTSVLVARAGYLVNSEQANYSDILLLAYGKQAACEMDERIKQKLGTESIKAATFHSVGLTIISEVEGKPPKISKLAENEKAKIKWVEGCFESLANAKPQYAKALVNYINNTLNDVKGEFKFSPAKPNHIALLKEIKSGGHLTKLATLFSQLISVYKTANITLESDSKQIQQAWKLLKPLLANYNHYLRTQGEIDFDDMIIKALDYVNTKKFTSPWRYIMVDEFQDISPLRATLVKALRDSKSKSSLFAVGDDWQAIYRFSGADMRLTTEFAAHFGFTTQTLLDRTFRFNNKIGEVAAGFIMKNPAQLAKDIHSVVKVTKPAVSMLKTVKSGSAKNTKIAELNNGAIKHLLQGIKGHSGKPVTVYLLARFRFQLPSPADINALQQEFSALHFECDTFHGSKGKEAEYVIILAMNGGAFGFPSTKPTPQILEALLPAKDNYAHSEERRLFYVALTRAKHKVYIIADDNNRSCFVDELINEHKIEVFELKNKAVAKEVTQA; via the coding sequence ATGAATTCTATTCAGGCTAGTGTATTTGGCCGTATCTTTACCCCGCATCGCTTTGTCGACATAAACCCACAAGGTTTAGTATTCAGCAATAAAACACAAACAACCACATTGAGTTGGTGTAATTTAACGTCGCCCATTCGCTATGAGTATGGTGTGCTTGGGCAAACACTGCGCTTTAATACCGACTCTAAGCAGTATCGTATTTGGATGAGGGCATATGGCAGCAATAGGGCATTTAAAGCGCATACTGATATGTTATGGGTTAAAAGCAATATTGCTGTGCTTAATGAGGTGTTGAGTGAAATAAACCAATTTGCTCACACTCAGTTTTTGCGCCAATCATATGTGGCTGATATAAAAAAACGAGTAGATGAGCAATATAAACGCTGGCTACCTTGGATAAAAAGTAGCGATGTTTTAGCACCAGTCAGCACACAAATAAAATTGCTTGAACAATACAGGCAGTGGAGCGATCCACTCACGCGTTTTTTTCAACATAAATACACTCAATCACAATTAAAGCGCTATACCGATTTTTTTAATTGTGTTGAAACAAACCCACTCACTGAGCAACAACGCCGAGCTTGCATCATAGATGACGATAATAACTTAGTGCTAGCAGGGGCTGGTACAGGGAAAACCAGTGTATTGGTGGCCAGAGCGGGCTACTTGGTTAATAGTGAACAGGCTAATTACAGCGATATTTTATTACTCGCCTATGGTAAGCAAGCTGCTTGCGAAATGGATGAACGAATTAAACAAAAGCTGGGCACAGAGTCCATTAAAGCGGCCACATTTCACAGCGTCGGCTTAACCATTATTAGCGAGGTTGAGGGCAAGCCACCTAAAATATCTAAACTCGCTGAAAACGAAAAAGCTAAAATAAAATGGGTTGAAGGATGTTTTGAATCGCTTGCCAATGCTAAACCACAATATGCTAAAGCACTGGTAAATTATATAAATAACACTCTTAATGACGTTAAAGGCGAGTTTAAATTTAGTCCTGCAAAGCCTAATCATATAGCGCTTTTAAAAGAGATAAAATCTGGCGGTCATTTAACCAAGTTAGCTACCTTATTTAGCCAATTAATCAGCGTGTATAAAACCGCAAATATAACACTTGAGAGCGATTCAAAGCAGATACAGCAAGCCTGGAAATTATTAAAGCCGTTGTTAGCCAACTATAACCATTATTTACGCACGCAGGGCGAAATAGACTTCGACGATATGATTATTAAAGCCCTCGATTATGTAAACACTAAAAAGTTTACATCGCCTTGGCGTTATATCATGGTGGATGAATTTCAAGATATATCACCGCTGCGAGCTACACTTGTAAAAGCACTGCGCGATAGTAAATCTAAAAGTTCACTGTTTGCAGTAGGAGACGATTGGCAAGCTATTTACCGTTTTAGTGGTGCAGATATGCGACTTACTACCGAGTTTGCCGCACATTTTGGTTTTACAACACAAACTCTATTAGATAGGACCTTTCGCTTTAATAATAAAATTGGCGAGGTTGCCGCAGGTTTTATTATGAAAAACCCAGCGCAGTTAGCTAAAGACATTCACTCAGTTGTAAAGGTAACTAAGCCCGCCGTTAGCATGCTAAAAACAGTGAAAAGTGGCTCAGCTAAAAACACCAAAATAGCGGAGCTAAACAATGGTGCAATTAAGCATTTACTACAGGGGATTAAGGGTCATTCAGGCAAGCCTGTTACTGTGTATTTACTTGCACGGTTTCGATTTCAGTTACCTTCACCGGCCGATATAAATGCTTTACAGCAAGAGTTTTCAGCATTGCATTTTGAGTGTGATACGTTTCATGGCTCAAAAGGCAAAGAAGCCGAATATGTCATCATATTAGCAATGAATGGCGGAGCGTTTGGATTTCCAAGCACTAAGCCAACACCTCAGATTTTAGAAGCGTTATTACCCGCAAAAGATAATTACGCACACAGTGAAGAGCGTCGCTTATTTTATGTAGCGCTCACTCGCGCTAAACATAAAGTGTACATAATAGCTGATGATAACAACCGCAGCTGCTTTGTTGATGAACTTATAAACGAGCATAAAATTGAAGTATTTGAGTTAAAAAATAAAGCGGTTGCTAAAGAGGTTACTCAAGCGTAA
- a CDS encoding pirin family protein — MLTHYPKNSLGNADHGWLKSKHHFSFANYYNPARMGFGTLRVVNDDWVAPGMGFGAHPHRNMEIISFIRSGAITHQDSMGNKGITEQGEVQVMSAGTGITHSEYNLTDEPLTFYQIWIQSNQHNVEPRWESKKFPTQAASSLSLLVSGYPKDADSALFINQQARIYGGKLAKGTLITQPIDHQAYVLASAGEFIISDESASVNMNKGDGAEVTQTKTITLTATTECELIIIDSKI; from the coding sequence ATGCTTACTCATTACCCAAAAAATAGCTTAGGCAATGCTGATCATGGTTGGCTTAAGTCAAAGCACCATTTTAGTTTTGCGAATTACTATAATCCTGCGCGTATGGGATTTGGCACTTTGCGTGTAGTTAATGATGACTGGGTAGCCCCAGGTATGGGGTTTGGTGCGCACCCACATAGAAATATGGAAATTATTAGTTTTATCCGTAGTGGTGCCATTACTCATCAAGATAGTATGGGCAACAAAGGGATCACTGAGCAAGGTGAGGTGCAGGTGATGAGTGCAGGCACCGGCATTACCCACTCAGAATATAACCTAACAGATGAACCACTAACGTTTTATCAAATTTGGATTCAGAGTAATCAACACAATGTTGAGCCGCGTTGGGAAAGTAAAAAGTTTCCTACGCAAGCTGCAAGCAGCCTTAGCTTACTGGTTTCAGGTTATCCAAAAGATGCCGATAGTGCACTGTTTATTAATCAGCAGGCGCGTATTTATGGTGGTAAGCTGGCAAAAGGCACGTTAATAACACAGCCGATTGATCATCAAGCCTATGTATTAGCATCGGCAGGAGAGTTTATTATTAGCGATGAGTCAGCCTCAGTTAACATGAATAAAGGTGATGGCGCAGAAGTTACACAGACTAAAACCATCACTTTAACGGCAACCACTGAGTGTGAATTGATTATTATCGATAGCAAAATTTAA
- a CDS encoding methyl-accepting chemotaxis protein — MRINSIRTKVILPIAFLALILAGLLVAIASITYIQDNAMKRQTETFFEAVTVILNADRDIYQARIALENLLSAAGDSETNKAEFLENAEQVKDRFKKYLIYLKDEEALLAKHDSFSNFMPLYNEWVNHSKTLIDTNHSQGKMQSDLNKSEPEFIKIREMMDQAGEELRAYTNKQQQDKVGAERLGRYVEAISEILNADRDIYQARLAKQKIVNQHGDLAQNQKIFEENAAQVIRRFHSYRSYLIDEPQLTQKYTNFDQLYQQWYEQSKALIYSTPAKQVALIDNNLAKADKSFNELRNILDIAGEEARTHARTVKQDVQQSIQLFEKIVFIVIIIAFIVALGVGYYIPKKLTDNINNITLRIKEIAAGDGDLTQRINTTSHDELADLSNEFDNFLSHLQTIIKNIQQQSSQLGAVTGDLNDVSDTAMEVTQKLANASESIVSAGHEMDMANQQMAELAKNTAQEADISSEQVKQGVQAIDVSSKAIEDLANDIKSALANSVELESSSTDITSVLEVIRNIAEQTNLLALNAAIEAARAGEQGRGFAVVADEVRTLATRTQQSTDEIDTMIQRLNDNVKASSDSIKNSQNNANTTLTNFDSVITIFNSLTHAFEKVQQMSAETAQATQEQSHVANEINRNLVSLKEQSAQMKQISSQTTQQSKNVSALYKQMKSQVESFKV; from the coding sequence ATGCGAATAAATTCAATTAGAACTAAAGTCATTTTGCCAATCGCTTTTTTAGCACTGATCCTTGCAGGCTTGCTAGTAGCCATAGCTTCAATTACTTACATACAAGACAACGCTATGAAAAGGCAAACTGAAACCTTTTTTGAAGCTGTTACTGTTATTCTCAATGCCGACAGAGACATATATCAAGCACGTATTGCACTTGAAAATTTACTCAGCGCCGCGGGTGATAGTGAGACGAATAAAGCAGAATTTTTAGAAAACGCAGAGCAAGTAAAGGATCGCTTTAAAAAATACTTAATTTATTTAAAAGATGAAGAGGCATTACTAGCAAAGCATGATTCATTTTCCAACTTTATGCCTTTGTATAATGAATGGGTAAATCATAGTAAAACACTCATTGATACCAACCACTCGCAAGGTAAAATGCAAAGTGATTTAAATAAATCTGAACCTGAATTTATAAAAATACGCGAAATGATGGATCAGGCAGGTGAAGAGCTTCGCGCTTATACTAATAAACAACAGCAAGATAAAGTGGGGGCTGAGCGTTTAGGGCGTTATGTAGAAGCCATTTCAGAGATACTAAATGCCGATAGAGATATATACCAAGCTCGGCTTGCAAAACAAAAAATAGTAAACCAACACGGTGATTTAGCACAAAATCAAAAAATATTTGAAGAAAACGCAGCCCAAGTTATTCGTCGTTTTCATAGTTATCGTAGTTATTTAATTGACGAGCCGCAGCTAACACAAAAATATACCAACTTCGATCAGCTTTACCAGCAATGGTATGAGCAAAGCAAAGCCTTGATTTACTCAACTCCTGCAAAGCAAGTCGCTTTAATTGATAATAATTTAGCAAAAGCTGATAAAAGCTTTAACGAATTAAGAAATATACTTGATATTGCAGGAGAAGAAGCACGCACGCATGCCAGAACTGTAAAACAAGACGTACAACAAAGCATTCAACTTTTTGAAAAAATTGTTTTTATTGTGATTATTATTGCCTTTATTGTCGCTTTAGGTGTGGGCTATTACATTCCGAAAAAGCTAACCGATAATATCAATAATATTACCCTTCGTATTAAAGAAATAGCCGCTGGCGATGGCGATTTAACCCAACGTATTAACACTACATCACACGACGAATTAGCTGATTTAAGTAATGAATTTGATAACTTCTTGAGCCATTTACAAACAATAATAAAAAATATTCAGCAGCAATCAAGCCAACTTGGTGCAGTAACGGGTGATTTAAATGATGTATCTGATACCGCGATGGAAGTAACCCAAAAACTTGCTAATGCCTCTGAGTCAATAGTCAGTGCGGGTCATGAAATGGACATGGCCAATCAACAAATGGCAGAGCTTGCAAAAAATACCGCACAGGAAGCCGATATATCTAGCGAGCAGGTAAAGCAAGGTGTTCAAGCTATTGATGTGTCTAGCAAAGCGATTGAAGATTTAGCTAACGATATTAAGTCTGCATTAGCGAATTCGGTTGAACTAGAAAGTAGCTCTACCGATATAACCTCCGTTCTTGAGGTAATACGTAATATTGCAGAGCAAACAAACTTATTAGCTTTAAATGCAGCGATTGAAGCCGCTAGAGCCGGCGAGCAAGGCCGTGGATTTGCAGTGGTAGCTGATGAGGTAAGAACGCTTGCCACACGAACTCAACAAAGCACAGACGAAATTGATACCATGATCCAACGCTTAAATGACAATGTTAAAGCGTCGTCTGATTCAATCAAAAATAGCCAAAATAATGCCAATACCACCTTAACCAACTTTGACTCAGTAATTACCATTTTTAATAGCCTGACTCACGCTTTTGAAAAAGTGCAGCAAATGTCGGCTGAAACCGCACAAGCTACACAAGAGCAGTCACATGTGGCTAACGAAATAAATCGAAATTTAGTGTCATTAAAAGAGCAATCTGCACAAATGAAACAAATTTCATCGCAAACTACGCAACAATCTAAAAATGTATCGGCTTTATATAAGCAAATGAAATCGCAAGTGGAAAGCTTTAAAGTATGA